The genomic DNA GATCGCCGAACACTGCCGCATTGCGCGCCATCTGCGGGCCAGCGATCAATGCGATCGCCACACACAGTCCCGCACAGAACGCTGCCGCGGACCTCCACGATCGCCTCGCCACCAGCACGATGAGCGGCAGGAGTGCTGCTCCAGCGAAGAGGAGTCCGGTCTGCTTCGTCGCGGTTGCCAACCCGAACGCGAGCGCGGCGAACGCGGCATCGAGCCGTCGCCTGCTACCCAGGAAGCGGTATCCGAACCCGCACGCGACAGCGCACCAGCACGCGGCGGTGAGGTCGGTCTGCGTCCCGCTCGACTGCGCCACCGCCATCGGGAGCGTTGCCACCACGATCGCGGCGAGCACCGCCGCACGAGTGCTTCCGCCCAGCACGCGTGCCAGCAGCGCCGCGCCGCCGCAGGCCCCCGCGAATCCGATCCACTGCACCATGCTGGCGAACCGGTCACCACCGCTGAGCAGCTCGAACTGCAGCACGCCATACTCCGCCCACGACGGCATGAAGAGCTGGCGGGTGTTGAATGTGGCGAACGGCCGCAGCGATCCTTGCTGGATCCACCGTTCCACCCGTACCAGATGGTAGGTCAGCCCGTCGTACGAATTCGGGGCGGAGCAGAGCGCGACGACCAGCGTCAGCGCCAGGAGCAGCGCGACGGGCCAGAGCGCCAGGAGTGCAGAACGATCAATGGTCGCGTGGGTGTCGACCCCCCGTGCGCGGCGCGCGACGATCCACGCCGCTCCGCTGGCGATGATCCAGAGTGTTGCGCTCCCGGTGGCGTTGAGGAGCCCCGCAGCCGATTGCAGTTCCGTCCCGATCGAGACGACGACACCCAGGACAATGAGAGCGGCGCAACCACTCTCGAGCACGCCGTATCTCGTGCGCTGGAGCGCGGCGACCCACGCAAGCCACGCAACCAGCGGGAGGAGAATCACTCGCTGCCCGTCGTCGCCGAGCTGTCCGCCGCCGCTCGAAGCCGGCGAATCCGCACCAGTTCCGACGCAAATTCGCCCTGGCCACGATCGAGCGCCTCGCGAGCGATTCGTTCGGCGTCATCCCATCGCCGCTCGGCCATCAGGCACTCGATCAACTTGGCGCGCAGCAACGAGCCAGTCGGATCGAGCCGCAGCCCCGATTCAAGGATCGGAATCGCTTCGGCGTAGCGTCCATCGGCTCGGAGAAACTGTCCCAGCCGGTCATTCACTTCCGGATCGTGCGGCCAGAGCTTCATCGCATGCGTGAGGTCGGCGATTGCCAGCGAATCCTTTCCCGCGCCTTCCCAGTAGATCCCCGCCGTCCGCCACGCGCGGTACGCATCGGGCGCATCCACGGTCAGTGCGGCGTGAAAGTCCGCTTCGTCTTGCCACGTCGGCACGCGCAGGGCACTTCGCACCGCCAATCCGGCGCCCCACGCAGCGAGCACGGCCACCAGCGTTCGGAACACGGTTTGACGATCGGCAGGACGGGTGGCCACGAGCCGGTCGAGTACCCCGCCCACGACCATCGCCAACCCGATACTTGGGAGAAAGAGAAGTCGCTCCGCCATCACGACCCCGGTCGGCGTGAGCACGTTGCTGATCGGGGCCAGCGTCATTGCAATCCACAGCAGTCCGAACGCCACCACCGGCGCGCTGCGCTTTGCGCGTGCGAAGCCGGCAATCCACAGGAGCACCAGCGCGATGCCGACCAGGTGTTCGACGCGAAACGGCCCGCCGATCGGAACTCCAGGTGGCCCGTACTCCGCCTGCAGATGTACCGGCCACGCGATCAGCCGGACGTACCGCAGAAGGATCGCGAGAAACGTCAGCGACCGGCCACCGATCCCCTGACCCCCGAACGCCGCCGCCGGGACTTCGCCGGTCGCTGACAACAGCACGCTGGTGCGAAAGAGAAAGAGCAGCACCGACACCATTGTCACCGGCACCA from Gemmatimonadales bacterium includes the following:
- a CDS encoding tetratricopeptide repeat protein, with amino-acid sequence MTARRRWIVATVAVAGIAAMGLSIRNGFVYDDVPAITQNPRVTDPALWHTIPAAPYWLGTLWRPVTIAGFAAQWWLGHGAPWLFHLVSLVMYLAIGALLFAVMRRLGIGELAAAGATILFLVHPVHVEVVANIVGQSELWVAIALLAAALIYLDARLRQATTRAVVGLIAVAIIAMGSKEQGFVLVPLLLGAEWTLALDRRPGVVARLLVPVTMVSVLLFLFRTSVLLSATGEVPAAAFGGQGIGGRSLTFLAILLRYVRLIAWPVHLQAEYGPPGVPIGGPFRVEHLVGIALVLLWIAGFARAKRSAPVVAFGLLWIAMTLAPISNVLTPTGVVMAERLLFLPSIGLAMVVGGVLDRLVATRPADRQTVFRTLVAVLAAWGAGLAVRSALRVPTWQDEADFHAALTVDAPDAYRAWRTAGIYWEGAGKDSLAIADLTHAMKLWPHDPEVNDRLGQFLRADGRYAEAIPILESGLRLDPTGSLLRAKLIECLMAERRWDDAERIAREALDRGQGEFASELVRIRRLRAAADSSATTGSE